The following are encoded together in the Primulina eburnea isolate SZY01 unplaced genomic scaffold, ASM2296580v1 ctg507_ERROPOS390280, whole genome shotgun sequence genome:
- the LOC140821284 gene encoding CDPK-related kinase 5-like isoform X2, protein MGICVSKTKQSPEPNFQSSDDIKPEKIPVGETGNSIPAKSNGEDASTSGNFEESGKNVENPGAGKKSPFFRFYSPSPAHYLFSKKSPARSPAPSSGTPLRFLKRPFPPPSPAKHIRALLARRHGSVKPNEAAIPEGKEVSDAAGLDKSFGFSKNFYNKYDLGEEVGRGHFGYTCRAKFKKGELKGQEVAVKVIPKAKMTTAIAIEDVRKEVKILRALTGQSNLIQFYDAYEDHENVYVVMELCEGGELLDRILSRGGKYSEDDAKTVMMQILNVVSFCHLQGVVHRDLKPENFLFTSKDENSLLKAIDFGLSDFVKPDERLNDIVGSAYYVAPEVLHRSYSTEADVWSIGVIAYILLCGSRPFWARTESGIFRAVVKAEPTYDEQPWPTLSSEAKDFVKRLLNKDPRKRMTAAQAMCHPWIRNTNDIKVLLDISIFKLMKAYMRSSPLRKAALRALSKTLTVDELFYLKEQFAMLEPNKNGTISLDNIKAALKKYSTDAMNESRIYDFLASLNALQYRRMDFVEFCAAALSVYQLEALDRWEQHARCAYELFEKEGNRTIMIEELASELGLNPCVPVHAVLHDWIRHTDGKLSFLGFIKLLHGVSSRSLAKVH, encoded by the exons ATGGGGATTTGTGTCTCGAAAACCAAGCAGTCTCCGGAGCCCAATTTCCAATCCTCTGATGACATCAAGCCCGAAAAGATCCCAGTTGGGGAAACGGGTAATTCGATCCCGGCCAAGAGTAATGGAGAAGATGCATCAACTTCGGGGAATTTTGAGGAGAGTGGGAAAAATGTGGAGAACCCAGGTGCAGGTAAGAAGTCACCTTTTTTCCGGTTCTACAGCCCGAGCCCGGCGCATTACTTGTTCTCGAAGAAGTCTCCGGCGAGATCTCCAGCTCCTTCGAGCGGTACACCGTTGAGGTTTTTGAAGAGGCCGTTCCCGCCGCCGTCCCCGGCGAAGCACATCAGGGCGTTGCTGGCGCGGCGGCACGGGTCTGTCAAGCCGAACGAGGCAGCTATACCTGAAGGGAAAGAGGTGTCGGATGCGGCGGGATTAGATAAGAGCTTTGGGTTTTCGAAGAATTTTTACAATAAATATGATCTGGGAGAGGAGGTGGGGAGAGGGCATTTTGGATACACTTGCAGGGCTAAGTTCAAGAAGGGGGAGCTTAAAGGGCAGGAGGTTGCTGTAAAGGTCATACCGAAAGCAAAG ATGACCACTGCAATAGCTATAGAAGATGTAAGAAAGGAGGTGAAAATATTGAGAGCTTTGACTGGACAGAGCAATCTGATACAATTTTATGATGCTTATGAAGACCATGAAAATGTCTACGTAGTGATGGA GTTATGTGAGGGAGGCGAGCTTCTGGATAGAATACTTTCCAG GGGTGGCAAGTATTCAGAAGATGATGCTAAGACTGTGATGATGCAAATACTGAATGTTGTTTCTTTCTGCCATCTCCAAGGGGTTGTACACCGGGATCTTAAACCTGAG AATTTCTTGTTCACATCCAAGGATGAAAACTCTCTATTGAAGGCAATAGATTTCGGATTATCAGATTTTGTTAAACCAG ATGAGCGGCTTAATGATATTGTTGGCAGTGCATATTATGTGGCACCGGAAGTCCTACATAGATCATACAGTACTGAGGCTGATGTCTGGAGTATTGGTGTGATAGCTTACATATTATTGTGTGGAAGCCGCCCATTTTGGGCTAGAACTGAGTCTGGCATCTTTCGAGCTGTTGTAAAAGCTGAACCGACTTATGATGAACAACCTTGGCCTACTCTTTCTTCAGAGGCAAAAGACTTTGTTAAACGTCTGTTAAATAAAGATCCAAGGAAAAGAATGACTGCAGCTCAGGCCATGT GTCATCCTTGGATCAGAAATACTAATGACATAAAAGTCCTGCTGGATATATCGATATTCAAACTCATGAAAGCATATATGCGGTCATCTCCCCTCCGGAAAGCTGCTTTGAGG GCTTTATCAAAAACTCTTACAGTTGATGAACTATTCTATCTGAAGGAGCAATTTGCCATGTTGGAACCTAACAAGAATGGCACCATAAGTCTGGACAATATTAAAGCC GCCTTGAAGAAATACTCGACTGATGCTATGAATGAATCACGCATCTATGACTTTCTTGCTTCT CTCAACGCCCTTCAATACAGAAGAATGGATTTTGTGGAATTCTGTGCCGCTGCATTAAGTGTCTATCAGTTAGAGGCTTTAGATAGATGGGAACAACACGCTCGTTGTGCCTACGAACTTTTTGAAAAGGAAGGGAACAGAACCATCATGATCGAAGAATTGGCTTCG GAACTTGGCCTCAACCCATGTGTACCTGTTCATGCCGTTCTCCATGACTGGATTAGACACACAGATGGAAAGCTCAGTTTCCTCGGATTCATCAAGCTGTTGCATGGTGTTTCCAGCCGGTCTCTTGCCAAAGTTCATTGA
- the LOC140821284 gene encoding CDPK-related kinase 5-like isoform X1 — translation MGICVSKTKQSPEPNFQSSDDIKPEKIPVGETGNSIPAKSNGEDASTSGNFEESGKNVENPGAGKKSPFFRFYSPSPAHYLFSKKSPARSPAPSSGTPLRFLKRPFPPPSPAKHIRALLARRHGSVKPNEAAIPEGKEVSDAAGLDKSFGFSKNFYNKYDLGEEVGRGHFGYTCRAKFKKGELKGQEVAVKVIPKAKMTTAIAIEDVRKEVKILRALTGQSNLIQFYDAYEDHENVYVVMELCEGGELLDRILSRGGKYSEDDAKTVMMQILNVVSFCHLQGVVHRDLKPENFLFTSKDENSLLKAIDFGLSDFVKPGSFYFIMFSLFQTFLMVQVAVVISFFADERLNDIVGSAYYVAPEVLHRSYSTEADVWSIGVIAYILLCGSRPFWARTESGIFRAVVKAEPTYDEQPWPTLSSEAKDFVKRLLNKDPRKRMTAAQAMCHPWIRNTNDIKVLLDISIFKLMKAYMRSSPLRKAALRALSKTLTVDELFYLKEQFAMLEPNKNGTISLDNIKAALKKYSTDAMNESRIYDFLASLNALQYRRMDFVEFCAAALSVYQLEALDRWEQHARCAYELFEKEGNRTIMIEELASELGLNPCVPVHAVLHDWIRHTDGKLSFLGFIKLLHGVSSRSLAKVH, via the exons ATGGGGATTTGTGTCTCGAAAACCAAGCAGTCTCCGGAGCCCAATTTCCAATCCTCTGATGACATCAAGCCCGAAAAGATCCCAGTTGGGGAAACGGGTAATTCGATCCCGGCCAAGAGTAATGGAGAAGATGCATCAACTTCGGGGAATTTTGAGGAGAGTGGGAAAAATGTGGAGAACCCAGGTGCAGGTAAGAAGTCACCTTTTTTCCGGTTCTACAGCCCGAGCCCGGCGCATTACTTGTTCTCGAAGAAGTCTCCGGCGAGATCTCCAGCTCCTTCGAGCGGTACACCGTTGAGGTTTTTGAAGAGGCCGTTCCCGCCGCCGTCCCCGGCGAAGCACATCAGGGCGTTGCTGGCGCGGCGGCACGGGTCTGTCAAGCCGAACGAGGCAGCTATACCTGAAGGGAAAGAGGTGTCGGATGCGGCGGGATTAGATAAGAGCTTTGGGTTTTCGAAGAATTTTTACAATAAATATGATCTGGGAGAGGAGGTGGGGAGAGGGCATTTTGGATACACTTGCAGGGCTAAGTTCAAGAAGGGGGAGCTTAAAGGGCAGGAGGTTGCTGTAAAGGTCATACCGAAAGCAAAG ATGACCACTGCAATAGCTATAGAAGATGTAAGAAAGGAGGTGAAAATATTGAGAGCTTTGACTGGACAGAGCAATCTGATACAATTTTATGATGCTTATGAAGACCATGAAAATGTCTACGTAGTGATGGA GTTATGTGAGGGAGGCGAGCTTCTGGATAGAATACTTTCCAG GGGTGGCAAGTATTCAGAAGATGATGCTAAGACTGTGATGATGCAAATACTGAATGTTGTTTCTTTCTGCCATCTCCAAGGGGTTGTACACCGGGATCTTAAACCTGAG AATTTCTTGTTCACATCCAAGGATGAAAACTCTCTATTGAAGGCAATAGATTTCGGATTATCAGATTTTGTTAAACCAGGTTCGTtctattttattatgttttctttatttcaaacatttttgaTGGTCCAGGTTGCCGTAGTTATCAGTTTCTTTGCAGATGAGCGGCTTAATGATATTGTTGGCAGTGCATATTATGTGGCACCGGAAGTCCTACATAGATCATACAGTACTGAGGCTGATGTCTGGAGTATTGGTGTGATAGCTTACATATTATTGTGTGGAAGCCGCCCATTTTGGGCTAGAACTGAGTCTGGCATCTTTCGAGCTGTTGTAAAAGCTGAACCGACTTATGATGAACAACCTTGGCCTACTCTTTCTTCAGAGGCAAAAGACTTTGTTAAACGTCTGTTAAATAAAGATCCAAGGAAAAGAATGACTGCAGCTCAGGCCATGT GTCATCCTTGGATCAGAAATACTAATGACATAAAAGTCCTGCTGGATATATCGATATTCAAACTCATGAAAGCATATATGCGGTCATCTCCCCTCCGGAAAGCTGCTTTGAGG GCTTTATCAAAAACTCTTACAGTTGATGAACTATTCTATCTGAAGGAGCAATTTGCCATGTTGGAACCTAACAAGAATGGCACCATAAGTCTGGACAATATTAAAGCC GCCTTGAAGAAATACTCGACTGATGCTATGAATGAATCACGCATCTATGACTTTCTTGCTTCT CTCAACGCCCTTCAATACAGAAGAATGGATTTTGTGGAATTCTGTGCCGCTGCATTAAGTGTCTATCAGTTAGAGGCTTTAGATAGATGGGAACAACACGCTCGTTGTGCCTACGAACTTTTTGAAAAGGAAGGGAACAGAACCATCATGATCGAAGAATTGGCTTCG GAACTTGGCCTCAACCCATGTGTACCTGTTCATGCCGTTCTCCATGACTGGATTAGACACACAGATGGAAAGCTCAGTTTCCTCGGATTCATCAAGCTGTTGCATGGTGTTTCCAGCCGGTCTCTTGCCAAAGTTCATTGA